From the Solibacillus sp. FSL R5-0449 genome, one window contains:
- the thrS gene encoding threonine--tRNA ligase: MSEMIKLTFPDGAVKEFAKGTSTLDVAGSISPGLKKSTLAGKINGTLIDAKTGIEQDGAIEIITNKSDEALEILRHSTAHLTAQAVKRLYPDVKLGIGPVIDSGFYYDIDSPTPITAEDLPAIEKEMKKIISENIEIERKNVSRDEAQKIYEEVGDEYKLELLEAIPADDQVSIYYQGDFFDLCRGVHVPSTGKLKEFKLLSLAGAYWRGNSDNKMLQRIYGTAFFTKDELKHHLQMLEEAKERDHRKIGKELDLFMTSQTVGQGLPLWLPNGATIRRTIERYIVDKELSLGYKHVYTPVLGSKKLYETSGHWEHYQDGMFPPMEMDNETLVLRPMNCPHHMMVFKNGLHSYRHLPIRIAELGTMHRYEMSGAVSGLQRVRGMTLNDAHIFVRPDQIKAEFKKVVELILEVYKDFDLKDFSFRLSYRDPNNTEKYFDDDQMWETAQAMLKEAMDELGYDYFIAEDEAAFYGPKLDVQVKTAIGKEETLSTAQLDFLLPQRFDLSYIGEDGQPQRPVVIHRGVVSTMERFVAFLIEEYKGAFPTWLAPVQATIIPVSNAVHYDYAREVQEKLAAAGIRVEMDDREEKLGYKIREAQMQKIPYMLVLGDKEVAENAVNIRRYGSKDSETISFEQFLADITAEVKK; the protein is encoded by the coding sequence ATGTCAGAAATGATCAAATTAACATTCCCGGATGGCGCAGTAAAGGAATTCGCCAAGGGAACATCTACATTGGACGTTGCAGGTTCAATCAGCCCAGGACTTAAAAAATCAACATTAGCAGGTAAAATCAATGGCACATTAATCGATGCAAAAACAGGGATCGAACAAGACGGTGCAATCGAAATCATTACAAACAAATCAGACGAAGCATTAGAAATCCTTCGTCACTCAACTGCCCACTTAACAGCACAGGCAGTAAAACGTCTATATCCAGATGTAAAATTAGGTATCGGTCCAGTTATCGATTCAGGCTTCTACTATGACATCGATTCACCAACACCGATTACTGCAGAAGATTTACCAGCAATCGAAAAAGAAATGAAAAAGATCATTTCTGAAAACATCGAAATCGAGCGCAAAAACGTTTCTCGTGATGAAGCACAAAAAATCTACGAGGAAGTTGGCGACGAGTATAAATTAGAACTACTTGAAGCAATTCCAGCTGATGACCAAGTATCAATTTACTACCAAGGCGATTTCTTTGACCTTTGCCGTGGTGTACACGTACCATCTACAGGCAAATTAAAAGAGTTCAAACTATTATCATTAGCTGGTGCATACTGGCGCGGTAACTCAGACAACAAAATGCTGCAACGTATTTACGGTACTGCATTCTTCACAAAAGACGAGTTAAAGCACCATCTTCAAATGCTTGAAGAAGCAAAAGAACGTGACCACCGTAAAATCGGTAAAGAATTGGATTTATTCATGACTAGCCAAACTGTTGGTCAAGGGTTACCGCTATGGTTACCAAACGGTGCAACAATCCGCCGTACAATCGAACGCTACATCGTAGACAAAGAATTATCTTTAGGTTACAAACACGTATATACACCAGTGCTTGGCTCGAAAAAACTATATGAAACATCAGGTCACTGGGAGCACTATCAAGACGGCATGTTCCCTCCAATGGAAATGGACAATGAAACACTTGTTTTACGTCCAATGAACTGTCCTCACCATATGATGGTATTCAAAAACGGTCTGCACTCTTACCGTCACTTGCCAATCCGTATTGCGGAGCTTGGTACAATGCACCGTTATGAAATGAGTGGAGCGGTATCTGGATTGCAACGTGTACGCGGGATGACTTTAAATGACGCACACATTTTCGTACGACCAGATCAAATTAAGGCAGAATTCAAAAAAGTAGTGGAACTGATTTTAGAAGTATATAAAGACTTCGATCTAAAAGACTTCTCATTCCGTCTTTCTTACCGCGATCCGAACAACACAGAGAAATACTTTGATGACGATCAAATGTGGGAAACTGCACAGGCAATGTTAAAAGAAGCAATGGATGAGCTTGGCTATGACTACTTCATCGCAGAAGACGAAGCAGCATTCTATGGTCCAAAACTTGATGTTCAAGTAAAAACAGCAATTGGTAAAGAGGAAACTTTATCCACTGCACAACTTGACTTCTTATTGCCACAACGTTTTGACCTTTCTTACATTGGTGAAGATGGGCAGCCACAACGTCCAGTAGTTATTCACCGTGGTGTTGTATCAACAATGGAACGTTTCGTAGCATTCTTGATCGAAGAATACAAAGGAGCATTCCCGACATGGTTGGCACCGGTGCAAGCGACAATTATTCCTGTATCAAACGCAGTGCACTATGATTATGCACGCGAAGTACAAGAAAAATTAGCAGCAGCTGGTATCCGTGTAGAAATGGATGACCGTGAAGAAAAACTAGGTTACAAAATCCGTGAAGCACAAATGCAAAAAATCCCGTACATGCTTGTACTTGGAGATAAAGAAGTAGCAGAAAATGCGGTAAATATCCGCCGCTATGGTTCAAAGGATTCAGAAACAATCAGCTTTGAACAGTTCCTTGCAGATATTACAGCAGAAGTGAAGAAATAA
- a CDS encoding manganese catalase family protein encodes MFYHIKELQYEAKPCRPDPVMARKMQEILGGQFGEMSVALQYLFQGWNTRGNEKYRDLLMDTGTEELAHIEMISTMIARLLDGVEPVALDEAAKDPLIAAILGGSNPQHIIVTGLGAAPKDSNGVPWNAGYIAASGNLLADFRANLNAESQGRLQVARLYYETEDPGVRDMFSWLLARDTMHQNQWVAAIKELEAQENIVVPSTFPKELEKREVAYTLFNFSRGNESAHGRWAHGPSMDGEGVFNYVEHPQPFAPAPVLRPAPPTIFDTPPNMM; translated from the coding sequence ATGTTTTATCATATAAAGGAACTGCAATATGAAGCCAAGCCGTGCAGACCGGATCCGGTTATGGCCCGTAAAATGCAGGAAATTCTAGGTGGTCAATTTGGAGAAATGTCGGTAGCGCTACAATACTTATTTCAAGGCTGGAATACGAGAGGCAATGAAAAATACCGTGACTTACTGATGGATACAGGCACGGAAGAACTTGCACATATTGAAATGATTTCGACAATGATTGCGAGATTGCTGGATGGTGTTGAGCCTGTAGCACTGGATGAGGCTGCAAAGGACCCATTGATCGCAGCAATTCTAGGAGGCAGTAATCCCCAGCATATAATCGTCACTGGTCTAGGGGCAGCGCCGAAAGATTCCAATGGGGTACCATGGAATGCGGGCTATATTGCAGCAAGCGGAAACTTACTGGCGGATTTCCGTGCGAATCTGAATGCCGAATCGCAAGGGCGTTTACAGGTAGCGCGTCTTTATTATGAAACGGAAGATCCGGGTGTACGTGATATGTTTTCATGGCTGCTTGCTAGAGATACAATGCACCAAAATCAGTGGGTAGCTGCGATTAAAGAATTAGAGGCTCAGGAAAATATTGTTGTGCCGAGTACCTTCCCTAAAGAACTTGAAAAACGTGAAGTAGCCTATACATTATTCAACTTCTCCCGCGGAAATGAAAGTGCACACGGACGTTGGGCACATGGACCGAGTATGGACGGGGAAGGTGTCTTCAATTATGTGGAACACCCGCAGCCTTTTGCACCGGCTCCTGTTTTACGTCCAGCACCACCAACTATTTTCGACACACCACCTAATATGATGTAA